From a single Miscanthus floridulus cultivar M001 chromosome 8, ASM1932011v1, whole genome shotgun sequence genomic region:
- the LOC136471626 gene encoding probable polygalacturonase, which produces MAAASWRGSAVAVLCALAALHAVVAVVLCDAAAAAATCAGVAPAKHRPEVISITDFGGVGDGRTLNTWAFRKAVYRIQHQRRRGGTTLHVPAGTWLTGSFNLTSHMTLFLARGAVLKATQDTRRWPLMEPLPSYGRGRELPGPRYASFIHGNGLRDVVITGDKGVIDGQGEVWWNMWRRRTLEHTRPNLVEFMHSTGIHISNVVLKNSPFWNIHPVYCDNVVVTNMMILAPHDSPNTDGIDPDSSSNVCIEDSYISTGDDLVAIKSGWDEYGIAYGRPSSGITIRRVRGSSPFSGIAIGSEASGGVRDVLVEDCSIFDSGYGIHIKTNVGRGGYIRNVTVDNVRMSGVREGVRIAGDVGDHPDAHFSQLAVPLVDAVRIRNVWGVNVQHPGSLEGIRSSPFTRICLSNVKLFGWRNDAAWRCRDVRGAALGVQPSPCAELATSFASAGSSCS; this is translated from the exons ATGGCCGCCGCGTCGTGGCGCGGCTCAGCGGTGGCCGTCCTTTGTGCACTCGCCGCGCTCCATGCAGTGGTGGCGGTAGTGCTGTgcgacgccgcggcggcggcggcgacgtgcGCCGGCGTGGCCCCGGCCAAGCACCGGCCGGAGGTGATATCCATCACCGACTTCGGCGGCGTGGGCGACGGGCGGACGCTCAACACGTGGGCGTTCCGCAAGGCCGTGTACCGCATCCAGCACCAGCGCCGGCGCGGCGGCACGACGCTGCACGTCCCCGCGGGCACCTGGCTCACCGGCAGCTTCAACCTCACCAGCCACATGACGCTCTTCCTCGCCAGAGGCGCCGTGCTCAAGGCCACCCAG GACACGAGGAGGTGGCCGCTGATGGAGCCGCTGCCGTCGTACGGCCGGGGCAGGGAGCTGCCGGGGCCGAGGTACGCCAGCTTCATCCACGGCAACGGCCTCCGCGACGTCGTCATTACAG GTGACAAGGGAGTCATCGACGGGCAAGGTGAGGTGTGGTGGAACATGTGGAGGCGGAGGACTCTTGAGCACACAAGGCCAAACCTTGTGGAGTTCATGCATTCCACCGGCATTCACATCTCCAACGTCGTTCTCAAGAACTCACCGTTCTGGAACATCCATCCTGTTTACTGCGA CAATGTGGTTGTAACCAACATGATGATCTTGGCGCCACATGACTCCCCAAACACAGACGGAATCGATCCAG ACTCTAGCTCCAACGTGTGCATCGAGGACTCGTACATATCCACCGGCGACGACCTGGTGGCGATCAAGAGCGGGTGGGACGAGTACGGGATCGCGTACGGACGCCCGAGCTCGGGCATCACGATCCGGCGCGTGCGGGGCTCGTCCCCGTTCAGCGGCATCGCCATCGGCAGCGAGGCCTCCGGCGGGGTGCGCGACGTCCTGGTGGAGGACTGCAGCATCTTCGACAGCGGCTACGGCATCCACATCAAGACCAACGTCGGCCGCGGAGGCTACATCCGGAACGTCACCGTCGACAACGTGCGCATGAGCGGCGTGCGCGAAGGGGTCCGCATCGCCGGCGACGTCGGCGACCACCCCGACGCGCACTTCAGCCAGCTCGCCGTGCCGCTGGTGGACGCCGTGCGCATCAGGAACGTGTGGGGCGTCAACGTCCAGCACCCGGGGTCCCTGGAGGGCATCAGGAGCTCGCCATTCACGCGGATCTGCCTCTCCAATGTGAAGCTCTTCGGGTGGCGGAACGACGCGGCCTGGAGGTGCAGGGACGTGCGCGGCGCCGCGCTCGGGGTGCAGCCGTCACCCTGCGCCGagctcgccaccagcttcgcGTCCGCGGGCTCGTCATGCAGCTAA
- the LOC136471627 gene encoding uncharacterized protein yields MASSLVNLLLMEVAAIVSIVLLAILVVLSSYRRRSGHPALRLFVWAASTLFLPLVSYAVSAAAKWDASARVPLLLAWIVFLQILRNTIDTARSSTSTISSSGSNGSKFRPSVEQLARMGWVAFLIISSGGAAGSPLLTGVLLWLWVLSLLKLIHRLVAAELAKNSFAVGLNSYLVADYMKQLHGHGHKAGQGGLEVPPPYFVMGEEKLPIKPRPHGYHIDRTTAAPPSLSMDLNAGHVVTVDRIWSLSSSGDPLLASCPQIKDLCLSFALFKLQLRRFIGCPLAEAGCHRAMAFVQDGLLAGSGSPERVFRVVQAELSFLADFLYSKLTVFYASGWWFPALNSILVLATWISCLAAGGAIVHDMTNPGTALAQDYQNLRNYLQHHDTVFHVIVGLDILVSVSFIVCIVFTEGWEIANYVCSDWIKVSAICEYARRPTWRKSPWARRKLSRLLWLRPMQQWDDRFCQVTILQLRFCYCGCVSRQVDRIVKKTVAVPAAVKSAIVVTLRTNKGRLGNGELSLQGNGVAGNLFWACRIKAGDDNAVDSLSEQILVWHLATRLVELKRSEGAHGGKLDNDNNDTDGESDLDLVVVATRLSRYCAYLVALKPALLPDHRAWTEELYEGVVEEVTRVLARCAGPVVTYERAATCLGGSMNATLRKASKLGRQLVEVVGDEALLWKVVADFWAELILYLAPSENVTSHSKSLYHGGEFITVLWALLGHAGIVGRPETDSTDISA; encoded by the exons ATGGCCTCCAGCCTCGTGAATCTGCTGCTCATGGAGGTGGCGGCCATCGTCAGCATTGTCCTGCTCGCAATCCTGGTTGTGCTGAGCTCCTACCGCCGCCGCTCCGGTCATCCGGCACTCCGCCTCTTCGTCTGGGCCGCGTCCACTCTCTTTCTCCCGCTCGTGTCCTACGCCGTCTCCGCGGCGGCCAAGTGGGACGCATCAGCGCGCGTCCCGCTCCTCCTCGCCTGGATCGTCTTCCTCCAGATCCTGCGCAACACCATCGACACCGCCCGCTCCTCCACTTCGACCATCAGCAGCAGCGGCTCCAACGGAAGCAAGTTCCGGCCGTCGGTCGAGCAGCTGGCGAGGATGGGGTGGGTGGCGTTCCTCATCATCAGCAGTGGTGGTGCCGCCGGGAGCCCACTGCTCACCGGCGTCCTGCTGTGGCTGTGGGTGCTCAGCCTCCTCAAGCTCATCCACAGGCTCGTCGCTGCCGAGCTCGCCAAGAACTCATTCGCTGTCGGCCTCAACTCGTACCTCGTCGCCGACTACATGAAGCAACTCCATGGGCATGGGCAcaag GCAGGCCAAGGTGGACTAGAAGTGCCTCCTCCTTATTTTGTGATGGGTGAGGAGAAACTGCCTATCAAGCCTAGGCCGCATGGGTACCACATTGACAGGACTACTGCAGCTCCGCCGTCATTGTCCATGGACCTGAACGCGGGGCATGTCGTCACCGTGGACAGGATATGGTCGCTTTCCTCGTCCGGCGACCCTCTCCTCGCATCCTGCCCGCAGATCAAGGACCTGTGCCTCTCTTTTGCCCTGTTCAAGCTGCAGCTCCGGCGGTTCATTGGGTGCCCACTCGCCGAGGCCGGTTGCCACCGTGCCATGGCATTCGTGCAGGACGGGCTTCTTGCTGGTAGTGGTAGCCCAGAGAGGGTGTTCCGGGTGGTCCAGGCCGAGCTGTCCTTCCTCGCCGACTTCCTCTACTCGAAGCTCACCGTCTTCTACGCCAGCGGGTGGTGGTTCCCGGCGCTCAACTCAATCCTCGTGCTTGCCACGTGGATCAGCTGCCTCGCGGCCGGCGGCGCCATCGTGCACGACATGACGAACCCCGGCACGGCGCTCGCCCAGGACTACCAGAACCTCCGGAACTACCTGCAGCACCACGACACGGTGTTCCACGTCATCGTTGGCCTCGACATACTCGTCTCCGTCTCCTTCATCGTCTGCATCGTGTTCACGGAGGGGTGGGAGATCGCCAACTACGTCTGCTCCGACTGGATCAAGGTGTCCGCCATCTGCGAGTACGCGCGACGGCCGACGTGGCGGAAGTCGCCGTGGGCGCGTCGTAAGCTCAGCCGCCTGCTCTGGCTCCGGCCCATGCAGCAATGGGACGACCGGTTCTGCCAGGTGACCATCCTGCAGCTTCGGTTCTGCTACTGCGGCTGCGTCTCACGGCAAGTCGACCGGATCGTGAAGAAGACCGTCGCAGTGCCCGCGGCGGTGAAATCCGCCATTGTGGTGACGCTCAGAACAAACAAGGGTAGGCTCGGGAACGGCGAGCTGTCCTTGCAAGGCAACGGAGTCGCGGGCAACCTCTTCTGGGCTTGCCGTATTAAAGCCGGCGACGACAATGCCGTGGACAGCCTATCCGAGCAGATTCTCGTGTGGCATCTCGCCACGAGGCTGGTCGAGCTCAAGCGCTCCGAGGGAGCTCATGGTGGCAAACTCGACAACGACAATAATGACACAGATGGGGAGAGCGACCTCGACCTGGTGGTTGTTGCTACACGGCTGTCCCGTTACTGCGCCTACCTGGTGGCGCTGAAGCCGGCCCTCCTGCCGGACCACCGCGCGTGGACGGAGGAGCTCTACGAGGGAGTGGTGGAGGAGGTGACGAGGGTGCTCGCGCGCTGCGCGGGGCCGGTGGTGACGTACGAGCGCGCCGCGACGTGCCTTGGTGGGAGCATGAACGCGACGTTGAGGAAGGCGTCCAAGCTCGGGCGGCAGCTGGTGGAGGTGGTCGGCGACGAGGCGTTGTTGTGGAAGGTGGTCGCCGACTTCTGGGCGGAGCTCATCCTCTACCTCGCGCCGTCGGAGAACGTGACCTCGCACTCGAAGTCGCTCTACCACGGTGGCGAGTTCATAACCGTGCTGTGGGCGTTGCTCGGTCACGCTGGCATTGTTGGGCGCCCGGAGACTGACAGCACTGATATCTCAGCCTAG